In the genome of Afipia felis ATCC 53690, the window GCATCGGTCGAAAGGGCACTCTGGTCGCCACGCTTTTGCTGATGGGCGGCAGTACGGTCATCATCGGCCTCGTCCCAACCTATGAAGTGATCGGTATCTGGGGCGCGGTCGCGCTCACGGCTCTGCGCATGCTGCAGGGAATCGGTGTCGGCGGCGAGTGGGGCGGTGCAATCGCGGTGGCAACTGAATGGTCGCAGTTCAACAAGAGCCGTGGTCTCGCGGGAAGCTGGCCGCAATTCGGTTCGCCGCTCGGACTTCTGCTAGCGGTAGGTGTTCTTACCATCGTGAGCCATGCAGGATCGCCGGAATGGTTCGAAACCATCGGATGGCGTATCCCGTTCCTGCTCAGCGCTATCTTGATCGGCGTCGGCCTCTACATTCGCCTCGGCGTACTTGAAACGCCGGTGTTCGAGAAGGTGCGAGCGGAGAACAAGATCGTTCGCGCACCGGTGCTCGACGCGATTAAATATCACTGGCGTGAAATTATCCTGACCTGCCTCATTCGTACCGGGCAGATGGCGCCGTTTGTCGTCTTCACCGCATATCTCCTCTCCTATGGCACAGGAGTGCTCAAGCTCGAGCGATCTTTCCTGTTCAATGCAGTGCTGGCGGCATCGTGCGTCTCGCTGGTTACGACGCCGCTCTTCGGCTACATCTCGGACAAGATCGGGCGGAAGCGGATGTACCTGATCGGCGCGGCGACGATGTTCCTGTTCGCCTTTCCGTACTATTTCCTTCTCAACAGTCAGGTCCCTGCATTGATCGTGCTGGCGATCATCGTGTCCCTGCCGGTGCACGACATGCAGTACGGACCGCAGGCGGCCTTCATTGCGGAAAGCTTCCCGCCTGCCGTGCGCTACTCGGGCTCGTCGCTTGGCTACCAGCTTGCGTCCATCACCTCGGGCGGTCCGGCACCGATTATCGCTGCGTGGCTGTATCACACCTACGGCACGTCGCTCGCGATAAGCGCGTATCTCGCGTTCATCGCGGCGATCAGCTTCATCTCGACGTTGTTCCTGCCCGATCGCTCGAAGCAGAACTACGGCGCGGACGGCCCTCTGCCGGTCTCACGAGAGGCACTTGAACTGGCGCAGGACGTCGCCATTGCGCCGGCCAAGGCTTGATTGAGAAATCCAGGAGGAAATACCGATGTCAGTTGAAACCCTCACGAAGGCCGCGGCCCAAAATCCCGTCGATCAATGGCACGAGGTATCGCCTCTGACGCGATTGCCGGATCACAAGCTGCTGGTCGGTTTGTTCCTCCCGATGCAGGAAGGCGCGTGGAGCCCATCAACGGCTCCACGCGGGACAAGCTGGACGTTCGACTATCTCGCGAAATGCACGACACGCGCCGACGAATTCGGGTTTGACCTTGCCTTCGGTCTTGCTCAGTGGCTGAGCAAGGGTGGCTACGGCGGAGCGATGAAGTTTCGCGAGCACGAGCTAGATCCGATCATCGTCAACACCGCATTGGCGACGATGACCAAGAAGATCGTGCTCATCAATACGGTTCACATTCTCTATGCGTGGCATCCGCTTCATCTGGCGAAGTTCGGCGCGGCGATCGATCACATCAGTCACGGCCGTTGGGGTGTCAACGTTGTTACCGGCTACAAGCCGAGCGAATACCGGATGTTTGGTTTGCCGACGATCGAGCACGATCTGCGCTACGAGATGGCCGATGAATTCACCACGATCATGCGCAAGCTGTGGGCGGACAATGAGGACCTCACGTTCAATGGCCGCTACTGGCAGACGGAGAAGGCCTTTCTCGCGCCGAGGCCGGGAGCCAAACGACCTTTCCTCGTCAATGCCGCATCGTCAGGGGCCGGGCTGGAATATGCGGCCAAGCATTCGGACATCATCTTCATCACGAGTCCGGCCGGGGCCGATCCGGTGAAGGCATGTGAATCGCTTCCGGCAGTCAACGCAAAGGTCAAGGACCTAGCGGCCAAATATGGACGCAAGGTCAAGACGATCATCAATCCGCATGTGATCTGTCGGCCAACCGAAAAAGAAGCGCGAGCGGCCTATCAGGCAATACTCGATCACGAGGATACGACGGCGGCCGATAATTTCGTGCAGACCTTCGTCAGCGGTGACACCAAGTCATGGCGTGGACACAGCCGTGCGCAGTGGGTAATCGGCGGCAACGTACATCTTGTCGGTACTCCCGAGCAGATCGTGGACTGGTTTGGCAAGCTGAGCGACGCCGGATGCGATGGCGTTCAGGTGAACTTCTTCGACTACCTGCCGGACCTTGAATTCTTCGGCAAGGAAGTCATGCCGCTCCTTAAACAAGCGGGCCTCAGGAACTGAGGAATCTCTTCCAGGCTGCTTACTCAGGAAAACCCGGCGTACTGCCGGGTTTTTTTGTCATCCGTCGCTCGAAGGTGAGGACGGATCAACTACCCGCCGCTTTCCAGCCGCCGCCGGCGCCCGATTTCGACGGCGTCGTCGAACATGTCTTCGAGAAAGCCGGTCGCCTGTCAGTCGCGAACGCCGAAGTGGCCTGATCGCGGTAGTCCATGTGAGGTTCCCTGAACACCCCTACGGAGCCTTGGACGAGGACGGTGTCGCGTCGCCAGGGCCCGTCACCACCACGGTGGCGGTCATACCGGCGCTCAGTGTGACGCCATCCGGCACGTGGTCGATTGCGATGCGCACCGGAATACGCTGCGCCAGCCGCACCCAGTTGAAGGTAGGATTGACGTTGGCGATCAACTCGCTTCCCGGCGCATTGTCGCGGTCGGTAATGGCGCGCGCCACGCTCTCGACATGGCCGCGCAATTCGGAGCTATATCCCAGGAGTCGGATCGAGACATTGTCACCGATATGGATCGAGCGCAGCTTCGTTTCTTCGAAATAACCGGCGACGTAATAGGAGTCGCTGTCGACGACGGCCACCATCGCCTTCCCGGCGGTGGCGTAGTCGCCCTTGTCGAGCAACAGGTTGGTGACGTGGCCGTTGACCGACGAACGCACCTGGGTGCGCGCGAGGTTGAGCTTGGCAACATTGAGCGCGGCCTGTGCCTGATCGTATGCTGCTTGCGCAGAGAGTGCGGCGCTGTGCGCCTGCGCGAGTGCTTCATCCGAGATGGAGGCGGAAGAAAGTCTCTGCCGCCGCGCGTATTCTTCCAGCCGCTGGTCGCGCAGGCTCTGCGCTCCGGCGAGTGCGGCTTCTGCGTTCGAGACCGCAAGCTGGAAGCGGGCCTGGTCGATCACGAACAGCACGTCGCCAACCTTGACGCTCTGGTTGTCCTTGATGCGGACGTCGATCACCACGCCTGACACGTCCGGCGTGACCTGCACCACATTGGCGCGCACCCGCGCGTCACGCGTCCAGGGGCTGTCCTCATAGGTGCGCCACAAGTACCAGCCTGCGACCGCCGCGACGGCGAGGGTCAGCAGGGTCACGAAAAGACGCAGAAGCGGCAGGCGTTCGGACATCCAGTTGTTTCCAGTCGACTTGGATTTTCGTTTAAAGCGTCGCGACCACAATGATGCTGAGTAAAATGACATAGAGAGCGGTATTGAACAAAGGCGGGTGCCAGACGAAACGGTAGAAGCCGGCGCGCGTCAGCCCAAAGCGTAGCACGAGCCAAAGGAGGCTCGCTGCAAGTGCATATCCCATCAGGGGCGGCAGCAAGATGCCGGCGAGGTTGATTTCCTTGATCATGCGGTCACCGTCTCCATCTGCGGAGATTCGTCCTCGGGCGGTTGCCCGAAGAAAACCGCATGCCGCTTCAGGATCATGTCGATGTTGTAGAGCGCCTCGGCAGCGCGCAGCGTCGCTGTGCTGTCGTCGCGGTTGAGGAGACTGGCGCTCGCTGCTCCGAGTGAAAGCAGCGGCCTTTTGCTTGCGCGGTTGCGCGCGGCGCGGGCGAAGTAATCCGAAATGGCCCGGCAGGCTGCGGCTACGCGGCGAGCGGCGGGCGGCGGCAATTGATGCCGTAAGGCGTGCAGCGCCATCACGTTCAGGCCGAGGCGAAGGCTGCCGAGGCCGCCCTGGATGGTGGCGCGCTCGTCCGCCTTCATTGGATTGAGCCGCGCAAACAGCGCATTGTTGCGATCGAACATCCGGCTTTCGAATGCGCCGCGGTCGGCATGCTCGTTCCGGCTGATGGCAGCGAGATCGAGGAACATGCCGCGCATCAGCCGCTGCACGGCCCAGTCTGTCCGCAGCGGCCAGAGCAGGCCAAGTGTCACGACGCCCATACCGATGCCGGTGACGTAGCCGAGCGCGCTGTTGATGAAGGCGGCGAAGTCATAAGTCATGGTGTTGACAATCGGTGTCAGGCCGCCCGCGGTCATGATCAGCGGCAGAGTAAAGCGGGCCGACTGAGGGGACGCGAGAAACGCGCCCGCGATAAGATAGAATGGGGCCAGCGCGACCGCCAGCGCTGCGAAGCCAGAGAGCGGCGGCAGAACCGCGAACAGATAGAATGCCGCGAGCAGGGCACCCGCGAAGCTCATCCAGAGAAACACGGCGGATGCGGCGGCGGGATTGTCGCGGCCACCCATAATGGCGCAGATGATGCCGGCAAAGGTGACGGCGGTCGGGCCATTCGGCCAGGCCGAGAGAATCCAGAAGGCGCTGGCGAGCAGTACGGTGAATGTCGCGATCGCGCCACCGAGCAACGCGGCGGACAGGTCACGGTAGGGGCGGAAGGACGGCACGGCGGGATTTCCGGGAAGGCGGCGGCCGCTGGCGATATGGGTGCGCAGCCATACCGCGTCGCGCCAATGGTCGAGCACGTCGCCAAGGCGCAACAACATGCTGCGCAGCAGAAAGGAGCGCGTGTCGGCACGCAGAGTTGCGGTGTCCGGCAAATAGGCGTCGATCTGGCGGTGAAGCTCCGTTTCGTCGAAACGCTCCGCCTGCGCGTCGCTAGCGGTTTTAGCACCGGCCGTTTGCGCCATGTGGGCCGCAGCCTTTTCCAGCAGGGGACGCAGCGCCTCAGCCGTGGCGGGGCGTTCCTGCACCAGCGCCGCGAACCGGTCGTAGACCGACATCAGCATCGCGAGCAACGCCAGCAGCTTCCCTTCGAGTTGCCGGATCGCCGGATCGACCACCCGAATGGCGGGTGTATCGAAGATCGCGAACACACGCAGCGAATCCAGCGACACCACGGCATTGAGAATACGACGGCGGTCGAGCAGGCCGGTGATTTCGTTCTGCTGGCCCTGCAGCGCGTCCTGTGCCCAGCGCGCCATGCTCGGCAGGGTCGCATCCAGTGCCCTGCGGAGCGCGTCGCCCGCGCGCTGCGGAAAGATCAGGTGATGCACCAGCGTGGCGCAGCCGATGCCGATCGAGATTTCCAGGCAACGCGATACCGCATAGTCGAAAGCGGTATCCGGTGCGAGTGCGGCGGGCAGCCCGATGATCGCCGCCGAATAGCCGGACAGCATGCCGACATAGGCCTGTGGGGCGTCGCGCAGATAGATTGTGATCGTCGTGCCGAGCCCGATCCAGAGCGCGAGCGCAAGGCAGAACAGTTCCGGGCTGTTGTTGAACAGCGCCACGAAGACCAGCGAGGCGACCGCGCCGATCATGGTTCCGAGCACGCGGTAAACTGATTTCGACAGCACCATGCCCGCGAGCGGCTGCGAGACGATATAGACCGTGGTCACCGACCACATCGGCTGGGAGAAATTGAGCCGAAGCGAAATGTAGAGGGCCAGCATCGCTGCCGCGAAGCTCTTCAGCGAAAATACCGCTTCGCGCCAGGTCAGGTTCTGGAAGGTTTTCAGCATGCAGGCAGGCTCGAGCCGAGTGGCCAAGATTTCTCTTACTGGGTAAATCGCGGATTCAGAAGGCCCTGCGGGAGTTTCATTGCCGGAGTTTCATGTTCTCGCCATGAAATGACAAGACGGCCCTGATTAGGGTAAGAACGCCGTTCCCCATTCGAGGACCACCCCGGATGCTTGATAGATTGCGCCAGTTCATCACTGATGTCGTATCCCTTGCCGGGCCGGAGCAAGCCGGCTTCGCCGACGATGATTATCGTCTGGCGGCGGCCGCGTTGTTGATCCATGTGATCTCGCTCGACGGCGAGCCTTCGGCCGCCGAAAAGCGCAAACTGCATGCCTTGCTGGAATATCGTTTCAATCTTGATCATGGAACCGCCGACGTGCTGATCCGCGATGCCATGCGGGTCGAGGGCGAGGCGGTCGACCTCTATCATTTCACCAGCGTCATTATGCGTTCGGTGAGCGAGGAGGGGCGGCTGCGGATCGTCGAGATGATGTGGGAACTCGTCTATGCCGACGGCCATGTCAGCGAGTTTGAAGAAAATGTGATCTGGCGTGCCGCCGACCTGCTCGCCGTCTCCGCTCGCGAACGGATCAATCTGCGCCAGCAGGTGGCGGATAGCGCGCTGGATTCCGACGCCGTAAACTGACCGCTGACGTTCACATCTCCGACAGGTTGAGCCGAATGGCCGAGCGCGTGACACTGATTACAGGAGCGTCGTCCGGTATCGGTCTTGAACTGGCGCGGATTTTTGCCGCCCATGGACATACCTGCGTGCTGGTCGCGCGACGCGCGGATCGTCTTTCTGAATTGTGCGATGTGATCGGGGCCACTGGCGCCAAGAAGCCGATCGCCATCGCCTGCGATCTTGCGGCCGAAGGCGCCGGAGCAAAGCTGGAGGAAGGCCTCGCGGCGCTTGGCTTCGAAGTGGAGTTTCTCGTCAACAATGCGGGCTTCGGACTGGCCGGTGCGGCGCTTGAACTCGATCGCGCGCAGCAGCTCGAGATGATTGATCTCAACGTCCGCGTGCTGACCGATCTCACGCTGCGCTTTGCCGACAGCATCGTCCGCCATCGCGGTGGCATCCTGAATGTCGCGTCGATCGCGGCATTCCTGCCGGGACCGGGAATGGCGGTCTATTACGCGACCAAGGCGTTCGTACTGTCGTTCACCGAGGCGATGCGGGGGGAATTACGCAAGACCGGCGTGCGCGTCACCGCGCTCTGTCCTGGCCCGGTGCCGACGGAATTCCAGTCACGTGCCGGATTCGTTCCGGGAATAGATTCGAAAGTGCTGACCGTGTCGGCTGTCGAGGTTGCACGCGCCGGTTACGAAGGATTGATGGTGAACCGGCAAGTGGTGTTGCCGGGCTTTGCAGTTCGCAGCATTCCGCTGTTGCTGCGGTTCGTTCCGCGCGCATGGGTGCTGGCTGCGGTCGCGAAGGTGCAGCAGCGCCGTCGTTAGACGCGCTTCAAGAATCCCGTTCGGCTTCGCGCGTGACGATGTCGATCTCCGAGGTCAGGGTGCGATGCACCGGGCATTTGTCGGCGATTTCCATCAGCTTGTTGCGCTGTTCGCCATCGAGTGTGCCTTCGATGGAAATGACCCGCTCGATCCGGCTGATCATGCCGTCCTTGGTTTCGCACTCGGCGCAATCCTTGGCGTAGATGCGCGAGTGTTTGAGTTTCACGGTCACGCGGTCGAGCGGCAGCGCCTTGCGCTCGGCATACATCCGCATCGTCATCGACGTGCAGGCGCCTAAGCCTGCGAGCAGGAGGTCGTAGGGGCCGGGGCCGCTGTCGAGGCCCCCGACGCCGACCGGCTCGTCGGCGAGAAGCGTATGACGGCCTGCCGTAACAAGTTGCTGGAAGCGGCCTTCGCCAGTCTCCTGCACGGTGACGCCCTCTTTCTCCGCGAGATCCTCCATCGCCCCAGGGACCGCATCGAGATAACGCTCCGCCCATGCCGCCACCATGTCGGCGACGTAAAGAGCGTCCTCCCGCTTCGTTAGCAGATGGTCCGCGCCCGCGAGCGAGATGAAGCTCTTGGGGTGCTTGGCCGCGACAAAAATCTCCGTGGCGTTCTCGATCCCGACCGTGTCGTCGGTCGGCGCGTGGAAGATCAGTAGCGCGCGCCGGAGGTTGGCGATGTGATTGGCCAGGTTTTGGCTGGTGACATCGTCGAGGAAACTGCGTCGGATCGTGAAGCTGCGTCCGGCAAGAGACACCTCGGCTTCGCCCTCGGCGCGGATGGTCTCAACATGATTCCGGAACAGCCCGACGACATGCGCGGGATCGGAGGGGGCTGCGATGGTGACGACGGCCTTTGCCTCCGGAATCCGTTCCGCTGCCGCGAGCACGGCCGCGCCGCCGAGGCTGTGGCCAATCAGCAGAGCGGGGGCGTGGTGGCCAGCGCGCAGATGATCGGCAGCCCGGATCAGATCGGCGACGTTGGACGAAAAATGCGTGTTGGCGAACTCGCCCTCGCTATTGCCGAGGCCCGTGAAGTCGAAACGCAACACCGCGAAGCCACGCTGCACCAACTCGCCGGCGATGCGGCTCGCGGCAAGATTGTCCTTGCTGCAGGTGAAGCAGTGGGCGAACAGCGCATAGGCGCGGGGTGTGCCCTCGGGGCGGTCGAGAGCGGCGGCGAGCATCCCGCCCCCGGTTCCCGGAAACTGAAAACGCTCGGTCGGCACGCCAGCCTCCATTTCTGCGGCAAGTCCGGCACAGGATGCCAGACAAACGGCAACGATGCGAGGCGGCCCTGTGGCATGAGCGGCATCACGGCGCAGATGGTAATGAAGGAGGGGGTTGGTGGAGCCAGGCGGGATCGAACCGCCGACCTCGTCATTGCGAACGACGCGCTCTCCCAGCTGAGCTATGGCCCCGTCGGCCGGTGGGTTGAACCCGGCAACGCGCGCCATTTACAATCCGGTCCAACCCCAAGTCAAGGACTCCGGCCGGGCTTCCGCGAGGGCTGAAATGGCCACATTTAAGGCCCTGAGACCGAGAGCCGAAGGCCTTCGGCTCTCTTGTTTGGTTCCCCCTGAGACGATAAGAGGGGCCTTCAACTGGAAAACTCGCCATGCGCGCCGTTCTCGATATTGTTCTCATCATTCTCGATCTTTACGTCTGGCTGCTGATCGCCTCCGCCATCCTGTCCTGGCTGATCGCATTCAACGTCGTGAATACGCGAAACCAGTTTGTCGCCTCGGTCGCCGAGTTTCTTTACAAGATCACCGAGCCGGTGCTGCGTCCGATCCGCAACATGATGCCGAACTTCGGCGGCCTCGATATCTCGCCGATCATCGTCATTCTCATCATCATGTTCCTGCAGCGGGTCATCACTTATTACATCTACCCGAACGTGATCTGATCCGGTCGCGCTGGCTAAGGGATTCCCGATGGACCCATGGCGATATGCAGCGCATGGCGTCATGGTTTCTGTCCGGGTCACGCCGCGCGGTGGTCGCGATGCGGTGGACGGCATCGAACAACTCGCTAACGGCAAATCGGTCGTCAAGGTTCGCGTGCGGGTGGCGGCGGAAGGCGGCGAGGCCAACCGCGCGGTGACCGAGCTTTTCGCGGAAGTTCTCCGCGTTCCGAAAAGCAAAGTGCGCGTTGCGTCTGGCGTGACCTCGCGCATCAAGCAGATCGCGATCGACGGCGATCCCAAACAACTTGGCGAGGCTTTGAAAGCCTCGACCGCCATAACCGACAAGGATTGAAAGGACATCGATGCCGGCCAGTGTGATCGACGGAAAAGTGATTGCGGCGAAGCTGCGCGAGGACGTGGCGGCGGAAGTGGCGCGGCTGAAGCGCGATCACGATCTCACGCCCGGCCTTGCTGTGGTGCTGATCGGCAACGATCCGGCAAGCGAGGTCTATGTCGGCAGCAAGACCAAGCAGACGCTGGCCGCGGGCATGGCGTCGTTCGAACACAAGCTCGCCGCCGACACGCCGCAGGCCGAGGTGCTGGCGCTGATCGAAAAACTCAACCGCGACCCGGCCGTGCACGGCATTCTGGTGCAATTGCCGCTGCCCAAGGGGCTCGATGCCAACACCGTCGTCAACGCGATCGATCCGGCCAAGGATGTCGACGGCTTGCATCCGGTCAATGCGGGGCGGCTCGCGAGCGGGCTATCGGCGCTGATGCCGTGCACGCCGCTCGGCTGCATCATTCTGGCGAAGACTGTGCATGCCTCGCTCGAGGGTATGAACGCCATCGTGCTCGGCCGTTCCAATCTCGTCGGCCGTCCGCTGGTGCAACTGCTGCTCAATGAAAATGCGACCGTGACGGTCGCGCATTCGCGCACGCGCGATCTGTCCGCGTTGTGTCGTCAGGCCGATCTGGTGTTCGCGGCGGTCGGGCGGCCGGAAATGGTGAAGCGCGACTGGATCAAGCCCGGCGCGACCGTGATCGATGTCGGCATCAATCGCCTGCCGGGCGAAGGCGGCAAGAGCCGTCTCGTCGGTGACGTTGCTTATGCCGAAGCGATGGAGGTGGCGGGCGCGGTGACGCCGGTGCCGGGTGGCGTCGGTCAGATGACGGTGGCCTGCCTGCTCGTCAATACGGTGCGCGC includes:
- a CDS encoding YggT family protein, with translation MRAVLDIVLIILDLYVWLLIASAILSWLIAFNVVNTRNQFVASVAEFLYKITEPVLRPIRNMMPNFGGLDISPIIVILIIMFLQRVITYYIYPNVI
- a CDS encoding MFS transporter, with amino-acid sequence MTLNAQTMEDSQLNRFYAKQAKRAVIASTVGTMIEWYDFYLYGLVAALVFGKLYFPSHDQYTGTLLSFSTLFLGYVARPAGAILFGHFGDRIGRKGTLVATLLLMGGSTVIIGLVPTYEVIGIWGAVALTALRMLQGIGVGGEWGGAIAVATEWSQFNKSRGLAGSWPQFGSPLGLLLAVGVLTIVSHAGSPEWFETIGWRIPFLLSAILIGVGLYIRLGVLETPVFEKVRAENKIVRAPVLDAIKYHWREIILTCLIRTGQMAPFVVFTAYLLSYGTGVLKLERSFLFNAVLAASCVSLVTTPLFGYISDKIGRKRMYLIGAATMFLFAFPYYFLLNSQVPALIVLAIIVSLPVHDMQYGPQAAFIAESFPPAVRYSGSSLGYQLASITSGGPAPIIAAWLYHTYGTSLAISAYLAFIAAISFISTLFLPDRSKQNYGADGPLPVSREALELAQDVAIAPAKA
- a CDS encoding SDR family NAD(P)-dependent oxidoreductase, yielding MAERVTLITGASSGIGLELARIFAAHGHTCVLVARRADRLSELCDVIGATGAKKPIAIACDLAAEGAGAKLEEGLAALGFEVEFLVNNAGFGLAGAALELDRAQQLEMIDLNVRVLTDLTLRFADSIVRHRGGILNVASIAAFLPGPGMAVYYATKAFVLSFTEAMRGELRKTGVRVTALCPGPVPTEFQSRAGFVPGIDSKVLTVSAVEVARAGYEGLMVNRQVVLPGFAVRSIPLLLRFVPRAWVLAAVAKVQQRRR
- a CDS encoding TerB family tellurite resistance protein, with the translated sequence MLDRLRQFITDVVSLAGPEQAGFADDDYRLAAAALLIHVISLDGEPSAAEKRKLHALLEYRFNLDHGTADVLIRDAMRVEGEAVDLYHFTSVIMRSVSEEGRLRIVEMMWELVYADGHVSEFEENVIWRAADLLAVSARERINLRQQVADSALDSDAVN
- a CDS encoding DUF1656 domain-containing protein, whose product is MIKEINLAGILLPPLMGYALAASLLWLVLRFGLTRAGFYRFVWHPPLFNTALYVILLSIIVVATL
- a CDS encoding bifunctional alpha/beta hydrolase/OsmC family protein; its protein translation is MPTERFQFPGTGGGMLAAALDRPEGTPRAYALFAHCFTCSKDNLAASRIAGELVQRGFAVLRFDFTGLGNSEGEFANTHFSSNVADLIRAADHLRAGHHAPALLIGHSLGGAAVLAAAERIPEAKAVVTIAAPSDPAHVVGLFRNHVETIRAEGEAEVSLAGRSFTIRRSFLDDVTSQNLANHIANLRRALLIFHAPTDDTVGIENATEIFVAAKHPKSFISLAGADHLLTKREDALYVADMVAAWAERYLDAVPGAMEDLAEKEGVTVQETGEGRFQQLVTAGRHTLLADEPVGVGGLDSGPGPYDLLLAGLGACTSMTMRMYAERKALPLDRVTVKLKHSRIYAKDCAECETKDGMISRIERVISIEGTLDGEQRNKLMEIADKCPVHRTLTSEIDIVTREAERDS
- a CDS encoding DUF167 domain-containing protein produces the protein MDPWRYAAHGVMVSVRVTPRGGRDAVDGIEQLANGKSVVKVRVRVAAEGGEANRAVTELFAEVLRVPKSKVRVASGVTSRIKQIAIDGDPKQLGEALKASTAITDKD
- a CDS encoding FUSC family protein, with the translated sequence MATRLEPACMLKTFQNLTWREAVFSLKSFAAAMLALYISLRLNFSQPMWSVTTVYIVSQPLAGMVLSKSVYRVLGTMIGAVASLVFVALFNNSPELFCLALALWIGLGTTITIYLRDAPQAYVGMLSGYSAAIIGLPAALAPDTAFDYAVSRCLEISIGIGCATLVHHLIFPQRAGDALRRALDATLPSMARWAQDALQGQQNEITGLLDRRRILNAVVSLDSLRVFAIFDTPAIRVVDPAIRQLEGKLLALLAMLMSVYDRFAALVQERPATAEALRPLLEKAAAHMAQTAGAKTASDAQAERFDETELHRQIDAYLPDTATLRADTRSFLLRSMLLRLGDVLDHWRDAVWLRTHIASGRRLPGNPAVPSFRPYRDLSAALLGGAIATFTVLLASAFWILSAWPNGPTAVTFAGIICAIMGGRDNPAAASAVFLWMSFAGALLAAFYLFAVLPPLSGFAALAVALAPFYLIAGAFLASPQSARFTLPLIMTAGGLTPIVNTMTYDFAAFINSALGYVTGIGMGVVTLGLLWPLRTDWAVQRLMRGMFLDLAAISRNEHADRGAFESRMFDRNNALFARLNPMKADERATIQGGLGSLRLGLNVMALHALRHQLPPPAARRVAAACRAISDYFARAARNRASKRPLLSLGAASASLLNRDDSTATLRAAEALYNIDMILKRHAVFFGQPPEDESPQMETVTA
- a CDS encoding LLM class flavin-dependent oxidoreductase, translated to MSVETLTKAAAQNPVDQWHEVSPLTRLPDHKLLVGLFLPMQEGAWSPSTAPRGTSWTFDYLAKCTTRADEFGFDLAFGLAQWLSKGGYGGAMKFREHELDPIIVNTALATMTKKIVLINTVHILYAWHPLHLAKFGAAIDHISHGRWGVNVVTGYKPSEYRMFGLPTIEHDLRYEMADEFTTIMRKLWADNEDLTFNGRYWQTEKAFLAPRPGAKRPFLVNAASSGAGLEYAAKHSDIIFITSPAGADPVKACESLPAVNAKVKDLAAKYGRKVKTIINPHVICRPTEKEARAAYQAILDHEDTTAADNFVQTFVSGDTKSWRGHSRAQWVIGGNVHLVGTPEQIVDWFGKLSDAGCDGVQVNFFDYLPDLEFFGKEVMPLLKQAGLRN
- the folD gene encoding bifunctional methylenetetrahydrofolate dehydrogenase/methenyltetrahydrofolate cyclohydrolase FolD — translated: MPASVIDGKVIAAKLREDVAAEVARLKRDHDLTPGLAVVLIGNDPASEVYVGSKTKQTLAAGMASFEHKLAADTPQAEVLALIEKLNRDPAVHGILVQLPLPKGLDANTVVNAIDPAKDVDGLHPVNAGRLASGLSALMPCTPLGCIILAKTVHASLEGMNAIVLGRSNLVGRPLVQLLLNENATVTVAHSRTRDLSALCRQADLVFAAVGRPEMVKRDWIKPGATVIDVGINRLPGEGGKSRLVGDVAYAEAMEVAGAVTPVPGGVGQMTVACLLVNTVRAACAIHKLPKPAV
- a CDS encoding efflux RND transporter periplasmic adaptor subunit, coding for MSERLPLLRLFVTLLTLAVAAVAGWYLWRTYEDSPWTRDARVRANVVQVTPDVSGVVIDVRIKDNQSVKVGDVLFVIDQARFQLAVSNAEAALAGAQSLRDQRLEEYARRQRLSSASISDEALAQAHSAALSAQAAYDQAQAALNVAKLNLARTQVRSSVNGHVTNLLLDKGDYATAGKAMVAVVDSDSYYVAGYFEETKLRSIHIGDNVSIRLLGYSSELRGHVESVARAITDRDNAPGSELIANVNPTFNWVRLAQRIPVRIAIDHVPDGVTLSAGMTATVVVTGPGDATPSSSKAP